In one Pseudarthrobacter sp. NBSH8 genomic region, the following are encoded:
- a CDS encoding VIT family protein, which yields MDSAGAPALHENEPHQNDVAQRLNWLRAGVLGANDGIVSVAAIVVGVAGVTTQSGPILVAGTAGLVGGAVSMALGEYVSVSSQKDSQQALIEKERLELQDQPEEELEELTAIYQGKGLSLDTARKVARELTAHDALGAHLSAELNIDETDIVSPWHAAIASAVAFLIGAILPMLAILLPPENIRVPLTFVAVLVALAATGALGAWIGGSSKVRAAARVVAGGALALAATFSIGNLLGASGVL from the coding sequence ATGGACAGTGCCGGCGCCCCCGCCCTTCACGAGAATGAGCCACACCAGAACGACGTCGCGCAGCGCCTGAACTGGCTGCGCGCCGGGGTTCTGGGCGCCAATGACGGCATCGTCTCGGTCGCCGCAATCGTGGTGGGCGTCGCCGGTGTCACCACACAATCCGGCCCGATCCTTGTCGCCGGCACTGCCGGCCTGGTGGGTGGTGCAGTTTCCATGGCCTTGGGCGAATACGTGTCCGTCAGCAGCCAGAAGGACAGCCAGCAGGCCCTGATCGAAAAGGAACGCCTGGAGTTGCAGGACCAGCCGGAGGAAGAGCTGGAGGAACTCACTGCGATCTACCAGGGCAAGGGACTGAGCCTGGACACAGCAAGGAAAGTAGCGCGGGAGCTGACAGCCCACGACGCGCTGGGCGCGCACCTGTCCGCCGAACTGAACATCGACGAGACAGACATCGTCAGTCCGTGGCACGCCGCCATTGCCTCCGCCGTCGCATTCCTCATCGGCGCCATCCTTCCTATGCTCGCTATCCTCTTGCCTCCGGAGAACATCAGGGTTCCCCTGACCTTCGTGGCCGTACTCGTGGCACTCGCGGCCACCGGAGCGTTGGGCGCCTGGATCGGCGGCAGCTCGAAAGTGCGGGCCGCCGCCAGGGTAGTGGCCGGCGGGGCTTTGGCCTTGGCTGCCACGTTCTCCATCGGCAACCTGCTCGGCGCAAGCGGCGTCCTATGA
- the nusA gene encoding transcription termination factor NusA, translating into MDIDMSALRLLEREREIPLDLLIPTIEQALLVAYHKSPGAFEKARAELDRKSGHVTIWAVEIDDDGDPIGEFEDTPAGFGRIAASTARQIILQRLRDVEDDAILGEFKGREGELVAGLIQQGNNPHMIQVNLGSVEALLPPPEQVPGEKYIHGNRLRAIVIDVHRGTKGPSVTLSRSHPGLVRKLFELEVPEIADRSVEIVALAREAGHRTKIAVKANTQGINAKGACIGEMGSRVRAVMTELNDEKIDIVDFSEDPATFIASALSPSRVNSVTIVDEATRSARVVVPDYQLSLAIGKEGQNARLAAKLTGWRIDIVSDAAPARES; encoded by the coding sequence ATGGATATTGACATGAGCGCGCTGAGACTACTGGAGCGTGAGCGCGAAATCCCGCTGGACCTCCTGATCCCCACCATCGAGCAGGCGCTCTTGGTGGCGTACCACAAATCGCCCGGCGCCTTCGAGAAGGCCCGGGCCGAGTTGGACCGCAAGAGCGGCCACGTGACCATCTGGGCCGTGGAGATCGACGACGACGGTGACCCCATCGGCGAGTTCGAGGACACCCCTGCCGGTTTTGGCCGTATTGCAGCGAGCACCGCACGGCAGATCATCCTGCAGCGCCTGCGCGACGTCGAGGACGACGCCATTCTGGGTGAGTTCAAGGGCCGCGAGGGCGAACTTGTGGCCGGCCTGATCCAGCAGGGCAACAACCCGCATATGATCCAGGTCAACCTGGGTTCGGTGGAAGCCCTGCTGCCGCCGCCCGAGCAGGTGCCGGGGGAGAAGTACATCCACGGCAACCGACTCCGTGCCATCGTTATCGATGTCCATCGCGGCACCAAGGGCCCGTCCGTCACCCTGTCCCGCTCACACCCGGGCCTCGTCCGGAAGCTCTTCGAACTGGAGGTCCCGGAGATCGCGGACCGCTCCGTGGAGATCGTGGCCCTGGCCCGCGAGGCCGGCCACCGCACCAAGATCGCGGTCAAGGCCAACACCCAGGGCATCAACGCCAAGGGCGCCTGCATCGGTGAAATGGGTTCCCGCGTCCGCGCCGTAATGACGGAACTGAACGACGAAAAAATCGACATCGTCGACTTCAGCGAGGATCCGGCAACGTTCATTGCCAGCGCGCTTTCCCCGTCGCGTGTGAATTCTGTCACGATCGTGGATGAGGCCACCCGCTCCGCGCGTGTGGTGGTCCCGGACTACCAACTCTCGCTGGCCATTGGGAAAGAGGGCCAGAACGCCCGGCTGGCCGCCAAGCTGACCGGCTGGCGGATCGATATCGTCTCGGACGCTGCCCCGGCGCGCGAAAGCTGA
- a CDS encoding YlxR family protein encodes MNVRKILTVAEVLHTEDQPQRTCIGCRKKAARSELLRLVAEGSGSTAVLVDERRRMAGRGAWLHPSEACLALAVKRRAFGRALNGATGSTAVERRIMAGKRDAGPLQIPVVAAAKTVQPESGSEN; translated from the coding sequence ATGAACGTCAGGAAGATACTCACCGTGGCAGAAGTGCTTCACACCGAGGATCAACCGCAGCGTACCTGCATCGGATGCCGGAAAAAGGCTGCGCGGTCTGAGTTACTCCGGCTCGTCGCCGAAGGCAGCGGTTCCACCGCAGTGCTGGTAGACGAACGACGCCGGATGGCTGGCAGGGGCGCATGGCTGCACCCCAGCGAAGCGTGCCTGGCCCTGGCGGTCAAACGGCGAGCATTCGGAAGGGCCCTCAACGGCGCTACCGGGTCAACCGCCGTCGAACGCCGGATCATGGCAGGCAAGCGGGACGCCGGCCCGCTGCAGATACCCGTGGTAGCTGCAGCAAAAACCGTCCAACCTGAAAGCGGGTCAGAAAACTGA
- the rbfA gene encoding 30S ribosome-binding factor RbfA, which translates to MADPARAAKLAQRIKVVVAEALGRKVKDPRLEGITVTDARVTNDLQHATIYYTVFGDQAIQADAAKGLEKAKGVLRQEVGRNVTVRLTPTLEFVADQIPVVASNLEELLRAAKKRDAEVAALAENAKHAGDADPYKSDIPADVEIDEDDFDEEDIDLTDDEDLDEDANK; encoded by the coding sequence ATGGCTGATCCCGCACGGGCTGCCAAGTTGGCGCAGCGGATTAAGGTTGTTGTTGCGGAGGCTCTGGGCCGGAAGGTTAAGGATCCTCGGCTGGAGGGCATTACTGTTACCGATGCCCGGGTCACCAATGATCTGCAGCATGCCACGATCTACTACACCGTTTTCGGCGACCAGGCGATCCAGGCTGATGCTGCCAAGGGCCTGGAGAAGGCCAAGGGTGTGCTCCGCCAGGAGGTGGGGCGCAACGTGACCGTCCGCCTGACTCCGACGCTGGAATTTGTTGCAGACCAGATCCCTGTCGTTGCCTCGAACTTGGAGGAACTGCTCCGGGCCGCCAAGAAGCGTGACGCCGAGGTGGCTGCCTTGGCCGAAAACGCCAAACACGCCGGCGACGCTGATCCGTACAAGAGCGACATTCCCGCCGATGTGGAGATCGACGAGGACGACTTCGACGAAGAGGACATTGACCTCACCGACGACGAAGATCTCGATGAAGACGCCAATAAGTAA
- the infB gene encoding translation initiation factor IF-2 codes for MAKVRVHELAKELGITSKDAVTKLQELGEFVRSASSTIEAPVVRKLRNAYPDAAAKTAAPAAAPKAPAPSADTRPAAPAPGPAAPSAPAAPAAAAPAAPAPVSAAPAAPAAPAASAPSTGAKPGARPAPKAEAPAAPTRSGGSAQGGSQGGSAPRPGGPRPGNNPFATSQGMPRGRGGDGERAPRPGNNPFAPSQGMPRAGGRPDGDRPGGPRPAAGAGGPRPGGPRPAAGAGGPRPAAGSGGPRPGAPRPAGAGGNRPTPGMMPNRTERPAPAGAGRPGGGARGPGRPGGAPGTGGAPGAGGGAPAGGGFGKGGRGRGGTQGAFGKGGAGRGKQRKSKRAKRQELEQMSAPSLGGVSVPRGDGNTVVRLRRGSSITDFADKIEANPAALVTVLFHLGEMATATQSLDEETFALLGEELGYKLQVVSPEDEERELLSGFDIDFEAELEAEGDDDLEARPPVVTVMGHVDHGKTRLLDAIRKSDVMAGEHGGITQHIGAYQVTHTHEDIDRKITFIDTPGHEAFTAMRARGAKVTDIAILVVAADDGVMPQTVEALNHAQAANVPIVVAVNKIDKEGANPEKVRGQLTEYGLVPEEYGGDTMFVEVSARQDLNIDELLEAVLLTADAALDMRANPNKDARGIAIEANLDKGRGSVATVLVQSGTLRVGDTIVAGTAHGRVRAMFDDDGSVLTEAGPSRPVQVLGLSNVPRAGDTFFVTADERTARQIAEKREAADRNAALAKRRKRISLEDFDQAVADGKIDTLNLILKGDVSGAVEALEDALLKIDVGEGVQLRVIHRGVGAITQNDVNLATVDSAVIIGFNVKPAERVAELADREGVDMRFYSVIYAAIDDIEMALKGMLKPEYEEVQLGTAEVREVFRSSKFGNIAGSIVRSGIIRRNTKARISRDGKTIGDNLTVETLKRFKDDATEVRTDFECGIGLGSFNDITEGDIIETFEMREKPRV; via the coding sequence GTGGCCAAGGTCCGCGTACATGAGCTTGCTAAAGAGCTCGGTATTACTTCCAAAGATGCAGTAACCAAACTGCAGGAACTGGGCGAATTCGTTCGCTCCGCCTCTTCAACCATTGAGGCCCCGGTGGTGCGGAAACTCCGCAACGCCTACCCCGACGCAGCTGCTAAGACCGCAGCTCCGGCAGCCGCGCCCAAGGCGCCTGCCCCGTCGGCCGACACACGACCCGCAGCACCCGCTCCGGGCCCCGCAGCTCCCTCAGCCCCGGCAGCACCAGCTGCTGCGGCGCCGGCTGCACCCGCTCCCGTTTCCGCAGCCCCGGCGGCACCAGCTGCTCCGGCTGCAAGTGCACCGTCCACCGGCGCCAAGCCCGGTGCCCGTCCGGCACCGAAGGCTGAAGCCCCGGCTGCACCGACCCGCTCCGGCGGATCAGCGCAGGGCGGTTCGCAGGGCGGCTCAGCACCGCGTCCCGGCGGTCCCCGCCCGGGCAACAACCCGTTCGCCACGTCCCAGGGCATGCCCCGCGGCCGCGGTGGCGACGGCGAGCGTGCTCCCCGTCCGGGTAACAACCCGTTCGCTCCTTCTCAGGGCATGCCCCGCGCCGGTGGCCGCCCCGACGGCGACCGTCCGGGTGGTCCGCGCCCCGCAGCCGGTGCCGGCGGCCCCCGTCCGGGTGGTCCGCGTCCCGCAGCCGGTGCAGGTGGCCCCCGTCCGGCTGCTGGCTCAGGTGGACCCCGCCCGGGTGCACCCCGTCCCGCGGGTGCCGGTGGAAACCGGCCCACGCCGGGGATGATGCCCAACCGCACCGAGCGTCCAGCACCGGCTGGTGCAGGACGTCCCGGTGGCGGCGCACGCGGTCCCGGACGTCCAGGTGGCGCACCGGGTACCGGTGGAGCTCCGGGTGCCGGTGGCGGCGCTCCGGCCGGCGGTGGCTTCGGCAAGGGTGGCCGCGGTCGCGGTGGCACCCAGGGTGCCTTCGGTAAGGGCGGCGCAGGCCGTGGCAAGCAGCGCAAGTCGAAGCGTGCCAAGCGCCAGGAACTCGAGCAGATGAGTGCTCCGTCGCTGGGTGGCGTGAGCGTACCCCGCGGCGACGGCAATACCGTAGTCCGGCTTCGCCGTGGCTCGTCCATCACGGACTTCGCCGACAAGATCGAGGCAAACCCCGCAGCACTGGTGACCGTCCTCTTCCACCTCGGCGAAATGGCCACGGCCACGCAGTCGCTGGATGAAGAGACCTTCGCGCTGCTCGGCGAGGAGCTTGGCTACAAGCTCCAGGTTGTGTCGCCGGAGGACGAGGAGCGCGAGCTGCTCTCCGGCTTCGACATCGACTTCGAAGCAGAGCTCGAAGCCGAAGGCGACGACGACCTCGAGGCACGTCCTCCGGTTGTCACCGTCATGGGCCACGTTGACCACGGTAAAACCCGCCTGCTCGATGCCATCCGCAAGTCCGACGTTATGGCGGGCGAACACGGCGGCATCACGCAGCACATCGGCGCTTACCAGGTCACGCACACCCACGAAGACATCGATCGTAAGATCACCTTCATCGATACTCCGGGCCACGAGGCGTTCACCGCCATGCGAGCCCGTGGTGCGAAGGTCACCGACATCGCCATCCTGGTGGTCGCAGCCGACGACGGCGTAATGCCGCAGACCGTTGAGGCACTCAACCACGCGCAGGCAGCCAATGTGCCGATCGTGGTGGCTGTGAACAAGATCGACAAGGAAGGCGCCAACCCGGAGAAGGTCCGCGGCCAGCTGACTGAGTACGGTCTGGTTCCCGAAGAATACGGTGGCGACACCATGTTCGTGGAGGTCTCTGCCCGCCAGGACCTCAACATCGACGAGCTGCTCGAGGCTGTCCTGCTCACCGCGGACGCTGCCCTGGACATGCGCGCCAACCCGAACAAGGACGCCCGCGGTATCGCGATCGAAGCCAACCTGGACAAGGGCCGCGGTTCCGTGGCAACCGTCCTGGTGCAGTCCGGCACCTTGCGTGTCGGTGACACGATCGTGGCCGGTACGGCCCACGGCCGCGTCCGCGCCATGTTCGACGACGACGGCAGTGTCCTGACCGAGGCTGGCCCGTCCCGCCCCGTGCAGGTGCTGGGTCTGTCCAACGTGCCGCGCGCCGGCGACACCTTCTTTGTGACCGCTGACGAGCGCACCGCCCGCCAGATCGCCGAGAAGCGTGAAGCAGCCGACCGCAACGCCGCCCTCGCCAAGCGCCGCAAGCGCATCAGCCTGGAAGACTTCGACCAGGCCGTGGCCGACGGCAAGATCGACACCCTCAACCTCATCCTCAAGGGTGACGTGTCCGGTGCCGTGGAAGCCCTCGAAGACGCACTGCTCAAGATCGACGTCGGCGAAGGCGTGCAGCTGCGCGTCATCCACCGCGGCGTTGGTGCTATCACGCAGAACGACGTCAACCTGGCAACGGTCGACAGCGCCGTTATCATCGGCTTCAACGTCAAGCCTGCCGAGCGGGTTGCCGAACTGGCAGACCGCGAAGGCGTGGACATGCGCTTCTACTCCGTCATCTACGCAGCAATTGATGACATCGAGATGGCCCTCAAGGGCATGCTCAAGCCGGAGTACGAAGAGGTCCAGCTGGGCACCGCCGAGGTCCGCGAAGTCTTCCGCTCTTCCAAGTTCGGAAACATCGCCGGTTCCATCGTTCGCTCGGGCATCATCCGACGCAACACGAAGGCCCGCATCAGCCGCGACGGCAAGACCATCGGTGACAACCTCACCGTTGAGACGCTCAAGCGCTTCAAGGACGACGCCACTGAGGTCCGCACGGACTTCGAGTGTGGTATTGGCCTTGGTTCGTTCAACGACATCACCGAGGGCGACATCATCGAGACCTTCGAAATGCGCGAAAAGCCGCGCGTCTAA
- a CDS encoding TSUP family transporter, translated as MISGFESIQLTTIILIVVAGFAAGWVDAVVGGGGLLQLPAMLLVPGITPVQALATNKMGSIFGTTTSAVTYYGRVKPDLRTAVPMALIALAGSFAGAVLAATLPASVFKPIIVVALVVVALFTALKPNVGDITVLRHDGRAHYVVACLIGAVIGFYDGLIGPGTGSFLIIALVSAMGYAFLEASAKAKIVNMATNAGALIFFLPHGSILWGVGLVLGLANMAGGYLGARTAVKQGSRFIRVVFLLVVGTLIIKLGIDVWLENFA; from the coding sequence TTGATTTCCGGTTTCGAGTCAATCCAGCTCACCACAATCATCCTGATTGTGGTGGCTGGATTTGCTGCCGGCTGGGTGGATGCGGTGGTGGGCGGCGGGGGCCTGCTCCAGCTGCCGGCCATGCTGCTGGTACCGGGAATCACGCCGGTCCAGGCCCTGGCCACCAACAAGATGGGGTCTATTTTCGGCACCACCACGAGTGCGGTGACGTACTACGGGCGGGTGAAACCGGACCTTCGGACAGCCGTGCCCATGGCGCTGATCGCCCTTGCCGGCAGCTTCGCCGGGGCAGTTCTGGCCGCCACCCTGCCTGCGAGTGTCTTCAAACCGATCATCGTGGTGGCGCTGGTCGTCGTCGCGCTTTTTACGGCGCTGAAGCCCAACGTCGGCGACATCACCGTGCTGCGGCACGATGGCCGCGCGCACTACGTGGTGGCATGCCTGATCGGGGCCGTCATCGGCTTCTATGACGGCCTGATCGGTCCGGGCACCGGTTCCTTCCTCATCATCGCGCTCGTTTCGGCGATGGGCTATGCCTTCCTGGAGGCCAGCGCCAAAGCCAAGATCGTGAACATGGCCACCAACGCAGGCGCCCTGATCTTCTTCCTGCCCCACGGGTCAATCCTGTGGGGTGTTGGCCTGGTGCTGGGCCTGGCCAACATGGCCGGCGGCTACCTGGGCGCACGGACCGCGGTGAAGCAGGGCAGCCGCTTCATCCGTGTTGTATTCCTGCTGGTGGTGGGCACCCTGATCATCAAACTCGGCATCGATGTCTGGCTGGAAAACTTCGCCTGA
- a CDS encoding aminoglycoside phosphotransferase family protein, translated as MSVRIGVPIPPALTMRYSHSSAGRAWLSSLPGLVQGRLEHWELAVDLAAGALPWHGHGGVVVPVRRTDGTPAALKIAFPHDEARMERHALALWGGSGAVQLLGSDAGTCAMLLERLDADSSLQTLPLDDAAVAWGSTMRQLGLVPDGRPQWQEFDHIAGRAEQWSDDLPADWEQQGRPFPRWLLEAALEVCQTRGAVGRRSGRDVLVHTDLHFLNILARPLANSGAQTGQAFVAIDPQPMIGEPEFAVAPLLWNRLGDLPRSDPAGGLRRRCQDFSAAAGLDAEASRQWAVAREVGNALCYAAMPRHQGDLTRSLWVASTLAGRTLDGLPSAHALPEPGHGDI; from the coding sequence ATGAGCGTCCGGATTGGCGTGCCGATCCCGCCGGCCCTCACCATGCGGTACAGCCACAGCAGTGCGGGACGGGCCTGGCTTTCCTCCCTCCCGGGACTCGTGCAGGGCCGGCTGGAACATTGGGAACTGGCTGTTGACCTGGCAGCCGGCGCCCTCCCGTGGCATGGCCACGGCGGCGTGGTGGTCCCTGTCCGCCGGACGGACGGGACTCCGGCCGCGCTCAAGATCGCCTTTCCCCACGATGAGGCACGGATGGAACGCCATGCGCTGGCCCTGTGGGGAGGCTCCGGCGCCGTCCAGCTGTTGGGATCCGACGCCGGAACGTGCGCCATGCTCCTTGAGCGGCTGGATGCGGACTCCTCACTCCAGACCCTTCCGCTGGACGATGCGGCGGTTGCCTGGGGCAGCACCATGCGGCAGCTGGGCCTGGTGCCGGACGGACGGCCGCAGTGGCAGGAATTCGACCACATCGCCGGGCGGGCCGAACAATGGAGCGATGACCTCCCCGCCGACTGGGAACAGCAGGGCCGCCCATTCCCGCGCTGGCTCCTGGAGGCGGCCCTGGAGGTCTGCCAGACCCGCGGTGCCGTGGGCCGCCGCTCGGGCCGCGATGTCCTGGTCCATACGGACCTGCATTTCCTGAACATCCTGGCCCGGCCTCTGGCCAACAGCGGAGCGCAGACCGGGCAGGCTTTCGTAGCCATCGACCCACAGCCCATGATCGGCGAACCGGAATTCGCGGTGGCACCGCTGCTGTGGAACCGTCTCGGCGACCTGCCCCGGAGCGATCCGGCAGGAGGGTTGAGGCGGCGCTGCCAGGACTTCAGCGCCGCGGCCGGACTCGATGCCGAGGCTTCCCGCCAGTGGGCCGTGGCGCGCGAAGTGGGGAACGCCCTCTGCTACGCGGCCATGCCGCGCCACCAAGGCGATCTGACCCGGTCCCTCTGGGTGGCCAGTACCCTCGCTGGGCGGACCCTCGACGGCCTCCCCTCGGCGCACGCCCTGCCTGAGCCGGGCCACGGCGACATCTGA
- a CDS encoding DUF4439 domain-containing protein: MTTWSVVKDDTQETGRRRRYFQYAVFGLATLLVVSLGLVLIPREPSPPAAPPFSEQARASAFADSLSLRVVGLDLDGAAGATAPAPLAAALARVVTLLTVQAQALMLPAVASGNRAQTVPATEAATALASITPPSTTADFAAALQASGAQRLQDAETADGGMARLLAGTGTAQLLAAEELASAAGIALAPLPVAGPSSLASPAAPTPATASAAASCPSEAAVADASTGADLGPAIASAVAGELELVYAYQAALTRLNSGSAAPASNFLAQHVTLRNEAEAIGRSHCAAVPLRQPGYALSQVFLADPAAGLGTLEAGILPVFGDLVSLSEGRDREWALSALESAARRTAHWGASPGPVPGMVLDEALLPPLPEPVSTPGPSATSAHGNS, from the coding sequence GTGACAACATGGTCTGTTGTGAAAGACGACACGCAGGAAACCGGCCGCCGCCGGCGCTATTTCCAGTACGCCGTTTTTGGGCTGGCCACCCTCCTGGTGGTGAGCCTGGGATTGGTACTCATCCCCCGCGAACCGTCCCCGCCTGCGGCGCCGCCGTTTTCCGAGCAGGCAAGGGCATCTGCGTTCGCGGATTCCCTGTCCCTGAGGGTCGTGGGCCTGGACCTGGACGGCGCTGCCGGCGCCACCGCGCCGGCCCCACTAGCGGCCGCCCTGGCCCGCGTTGTGACTTTGCTGACTGTCCAGGCACAGGCGCTGATGCTGCCGGCGGTCGCTTCCGGCAATCGCGCCCAGACCGTCCCTGCTACTGAGGCGGCGACGGCGCTAGCCAGCATCACGCCGCCGTCGACCACCGCGGACTTCGCCGCTGCCCTCCAGGCAAGCGGGGCTCAGCGGCTCCAGGACGCCGAAACGGCCGACGGCGGCATGGCCCGCCTTCTCGCCGGCACCGGCACTGCCCAGCTTCTGGCCGCGGAGGAGCTGGCTTCGGCGGCCGGGATCGCATTGGCACCGCTTCCGGTTGCCGGACCGTCCTCCTTGGCATCGCCGGCGGCCCCCACGCCTGCTACGGCTTCAGCCGCCGCCAGCTGTCCCAGCGAAGCAGCGGTCGCCGACGCAAGCACTGGCGCGGACCTCGGCCCGGCGATTGCCTCTGCCGTTGCCGGCGAGCTGGAACTGGTCTACGCGTACCAGGCCGCACTGACCCGGCTTAACTCCGGGTCAGCTGCTCCGGCGTCGAACTTCCTGGCCCAACACGTCACCCTCCGAAACGAAGCAGAGGCCATAGGCAGGTCCCACTGCGCCGCGGTACCCCTGAGGCAGCCCGGTTATGCCCTGAGCCAGGTGTTCCTGGCAGACCCTGCAGCCGGGCTGGGAACACTGGAGGCGGGGATACTTCCGGTATTCGGCGACCTGGTTTCCCTCAGCGAGGGGCGCGATCGTGAATGGGCCCTCTCTGCACTTGAGTCGGCGGCCCGGAGGACCGCACATTGGGGCGCATCGCCAGGCCCGGTTCCCGGCATGGTCCTGGACGAAGCTCTCCTGCCTCCGCTGCCGGAGCCTGTATCAACCCCGGGACCTTCCGCAACCAGCGCCCACGGCAATTCGTAG
- a CDS encoding pyridoxal-dependent decarboxylase, with the protein MSAGGEPYSEALSAAARRAAEWLASLPDRHVGPAQSAHDLAADFGGPLPEQGMPAAAVVEYLADKAEPGLMAMPSGRFFGWVIGGTLPAALAADWLVSAWDQNSGLRYATPAIAAIEEGAGHWLLDLLGLPAESDVGFTTGATMANFTGLAAARWRLLADAGWDLDVGGLAGAPRIRCFVGQERHETIDLGLRYLGLGRPTAVPADAQGRLVAADLDRLLSEGSGPALVCLQAGNLHSGAFDPFDAAIEVARRHGAWVHVDGAFGLWAAAVPEFADLTRGMSLADSWGTDAHKTLNVPYDCGIAIVRDSAALRSAMGLQHTSYLIHDVEGPGDPFEKAPELSRRGRGVPVWAALRSLGRDGVAAQVRGLADAASKIGSRLADVDGVEVLNTVDYTQVSLAFGDDATTRAVTARVIEDGKVWMSGSRWQGRDVLRVSVSNWSTDADDVGTAVEAVSSALAAVRAVG; encoded by the coding sequence ATGTCCGCAGGCGGGGAGCCCTATTCGGAAGCATTGTCAGCTGCGGCACGCCGCGCCGCCGAGTGGCTGGCGAGCCTGCCGGACAGGCACGTCGGTCCTGCCCAAAGCGCCCACGATCTCGCGGCCGACTTCGGCGGCCCACTTCCCGAGCAGGGCATGCCTGCCGCAGCTGTGGTTGAGTACCTGGCGGACAAAGCCGAGCCGGGGCTGATGGCCATGCCCTCGGGGCGTTTTTTTGGCTGGGTGATCGGCGGGACGCTGCCTGCTGCCCTGGCCGCGGACTGGCTGGTCAGCGCCTGGGACCAGAACTCCGGCCTGCGCTACGCCACACCTGCCATAGCCGCCATCGAAGAGGGGGCCGGCCATTGGCTGCTGGACCTCCTGGGCCTCCCGGCGGAATCGGATGTCGGCTTCACCACGGGTGCCACCATGGCCAACTTCACCGGGCTGGCCGCTGCGCGGTGGCGGTTGCTGGCCGATGCCGGCTGGGACCTCGACGTCGGTGGCCTGGCAGGCGCCCCGCGGATCAGGTGCTTTGTGGGCCAGGAGCGCCACGAGACGATTGACCTGGGCCTGCGGTACCTCGGGCTCGGCCGGCCCACCGCGGTCCCCGCAGATGCCCAAGGCAGGCTGGTCGCCGCAGACCTGGACCGGCTGCTGTCGGAAGGGTCCGGGCCCGCGCTGGTTTGCCTCCAGGCAGGCAACCTCCACTCCGGAGCCTTCGACCCCTTCGATGCCGCCATCGAGGTTGCCCGGCGGCACGGTGCCTGGGTCCACGTGGACGGAGCGTTCGGGCTGTGGGCCGCCGCCGTGCCTGAATTCGCGGACCTCACCCGCGGCATGTCCCTGGCCGATTCGTGGGGGACCGACGCACACAAGACGCTCAACGTCCCGTACGACTGCGGTATTGCCATCGTCAGGGATTCAGCAGCGCTACGCAGCGCCATGGGGCTGCAGCACACCAGCTACCTGATCCACGACGTCGAAGGACCAGGCGACCCCTTCGAGAAAGCGCCGGAGCTGTCCCGGCGCGGCCGCGGGGTGCCGGTGTGGGCCGCCCTCCGCTCCCTGGGGCGGGACGGTGTGGCAGCCCAGGTCCGCGGGCTCGCCGACGCCGCTTCGAAGATCGGCAGCCGCCTGGCCGACGTGGACGGAGTCGAGGTGCTCAACACGGTGGATTACACCCAAGTTTCGCTGGCCTTCGGGGACGACGCCACCACGCGCGCAGTGACAGCCCGGGTGATCGAGGACGGCAAGGTCTGGATGTCCGGTTCACGCTGGCAGGGCAGGGATGTCCTGCGCGTCTCGGTCAGCAACTGGAGCACTGACGCGGACGACGTCGGCACTGCCGTCGAGGCAGTCAGTTCCGCTTTGGCGGCTGTGCGGGCTGTCGGCTGA
- the rimP gene encoding ribosome maturation factor RimP produces MSNAEATTSSDATGTGTAVAAPANNPEAIRLRALLEPAVQANRLYLEDVSIMAGSHRVVHVVVDLPQAETGGVNLDVIADISRILSDVLDNDPADDGRPYDLEVSSPGVSRPLTEVRHWHRARGRMVKVNVIQGENVTGRVQSVDDSGVTIIPEIAVKKGMKPKQGEPQILPFDRIRNGKVEIEFSHLEGAGLEPEHNGPSEEA; encoded by the coding sequence GTGAGTAATGCAGAAGCCACGACTTCATCAGACGCTACCGGAACGGGTACCGCTGTTGCTGCGCCCGCCAACAATCCCGAAGCCATCAGGCTCCGTGCACTGCTGGAACCGGCAGTGCAGGCCAACCGCCTGTACCTCGAGGACGTATCCATCATGGCGGGTTCGCACCGTGTGGTCCACGTGGTGGTTGACCTGCCGCAGGCGGAAACCGGCGGCGTGAACCTTGATGTCATTGCGGACATCTCCAGGATCCTCTCCGATGTCCTGGATAATGATCCAGCGGACGACGGGCGCCCCTACGACCTCGAGGTTTCCTCCCCGGGTGTCTCGCGTCCCCTCACCGAAGTCCGGCACTGGCACCGTGCCCGGGGCCGGATGGTTAAGGTCAACGTTATCCAGGGCGAAAATGTCACCGGCAGGGTCCAGTCAGTGGATGATTCCGGCGTCACCATCATCCCGGAGATCGCCGTCAAGAAGGGCATGAAGCCCAAGCAGGGCGAGCCCCAGATTCTTCCTTTCGACAGGATCCGTAACGGAAAAGTCGAGATCGAATTCAGCCACCTCGAAGGAGCTGGTCTGGAACCTGAGCACAATGGACCTTCTGAGGAGGCCTGA